From Antechinus flavipes isolate AdamAnt ecotype Samford, QLD, Australia chromosome 1, AdamAnt_v2, whole genome shotgun sequence:
ATAACCATATTCACTACTAGCCCTCTACAAAGAGATAATTTGACAAGTACTAAATGCCATTACTATAAATAAAggcatattttcctttctttttttttctttttgtatccagTTCATACTAATGCTTGACTCAGTCTACCAGAAGGAAATAATGTTGAACTCTTCTAAAGATGTataaagtaaacaacaacaaaaaaaagagttattTCTCACCGACTCCTTGTGTTTATATGGGAAGCATTGGCATGGACAGGTTTTCTACAAAAAGCTCCCCccacatgatttaaaaaaaaaaaagactaatgtcTTCGAATCTAATGTATTTTACAATCTTACTTGATTATGCTTTGGGGTTACTTAGGGCAAGTTCCCTACACAATCTATGTTCTGGACAACTTTGCTTAccataatttcctttattttgtctTATTCTCTCCCTCTGTTATTATATAAGCTAATTGGCATggtaaagggagaaaataaagtagtgaagaaagagaataggaataaacAGAACacgaaaattagaaaaaagaaaagaaaattaaattggaaaagagttacataaataaaagaaacatatcataaaagaaacaatcagtagtTTTATTACTAGCTTATTCAATTATACAGATATATTATGCAATATATCATATcttatataatatagaaaaagtTTCTTTCATAGGCATcttgttagcatttatatattaaatatattaaatcatatattataatgatataataatcattaaatataaatgatattaatatatttgtatatatatgtgtatatataatacctgtgtgtatgtgtgtgtgtgtgtgtgtgtgtgtgatgcttTTGTTTCTCTCCTCAGTTCTTAGTGTGCTCTCTGTCATGTagtattcattaaataaatatatttttaatttgacatGATTTGTTTAAAACTCTTCTATTATTCCCACTTTGTATCTACTTTTCTAGTTATGTTTTTTAATGCCAAATCTAATATGTCAAATACCTTCTCTCCAAATCTTCCCAACTAAAATTCActtttaatcatttatatatcatttcaaTATACATGTTTAAAATGCAACTCTTTTCAAAGGACCATGTGTTTTACAAAATGGGGGTGgcttataaagataaaaaatagcaTACTCATACTTATAAAAAAGTCAGTCAAATCAAAGAGgaatgatatagatatagatttattaACAGGtattcttcaaaaaaagaaaaatagtactAAAGTGCTAATTCCTCAAAGAACCCTCTCTAGATCTTCCTAAATGAAGAGGACCTAAATCAGATTTCTATTAACTCTGACAGATATCACTTTGATTCTTTTAACATTCCATCATCTCATTCTTATGCATGtatttgtctgattcttctttttatattaaaaattccaTAAAGGACATTTCCATTTTTGATTAATCCTAACGAAGaacaaagtaggcatttaatgccATGTTCAATTTTAAACACTTACATTgcaaatttattaattttcaaaagagaaaaattacataATCATGGCATAACAGGCACTTTCTAAAATGTTCAATGAAAATAACtcgtattttttttaataattataactttttattgacagaacccatgcctgggtaattttttacaacattatcccttgcactcacttctgttctgatttttcccctccctccctccaccccctcccccagatggcaagaagtcctatacatgttaaacaggtcatagtatatcctagatacgatatatgtgcagaactgaacagttcttttgttgcacaggaaaaattggattcagaaggtaaaaataacctgggaagaaaaacaaaaatgtaaacagtttatattcattttccagtgttctttctttaggtgtagctacttctgtccaacATTGATAAATTAAAACTGTGACTtgtattctttaaagaaaaaaaaaagtgtttcaacAGAGAGCTATATTGTGTTATATTACctattcaactcaattcaaagTTTATAATGTTTGCATTTATAGTGTCTGCAATCtaataaaggaaaatgtaatATCATGTAGCAAATATTTAAACATGGAATGAAAGATTATCATATTTTACTTCCATTATCAAAGTAAATTGTTTTATGTGTCAAGAAAAGTAGATGTtacaacaaagaaaattaaatttaagggGATAAATGTAATTAGCACCGGATATTCATAAAAGATAAACATGCCAAACATACACATGATATATTTCAGCATCTACTTTACAACTAACTACAGTAAAATTAACTCCTTTTAACCTGCACAGAGTCTTACAAATAGTTCTAACAATACTCCATTGAGTTTGCATCTCTAAAATGATAAAACTTAATTATCTCTCATAgtccatttttgtcatttttatggcACTTTTGTGAATTGAAGTTGTGTACCTGCTTGTCAAAGTATTTTAAGATAAATATCGTTAAATTTTATAATGATCTAAGTGTCTCTTTAATATAGTCCTAGCAAGAGCACATATTTAATTGTGTTCATTCCtgaatttttgttgattttttttgataaatttaaGGAAGTTAGTTATGTCCATATCTCTGAACGATACTTTTACTGTCATCtcttatttacaaaaaaagatagCATGAGTTGTATACATGAGGCAGTGTTCAAAATCTTTGTATTTTAATATGAGACATCTAATTAGCATTAGAGTACTGTTATTTGTGTCTCCCTATTGTAAACTGtcttcatattaattttttcttatataattatatgttaagattttttttagcaattGCACATGTCTCATGAAGAACATGTATTCAATACTTTGAATGTAATGCCCAAAGAATATTCTTCTGACTTCTGGTTTCATGCCTACatgaatgatcaattctgagggctCTTTAAGGGCTAATAATATTATGCTTCAGTAACTGTAGATATACCCCAAAACTTTTTTCCTGAGGTCACATTGCTTTTCTCTTATTAGTTTCAATTGTTATCATTATCAGTACTAATCCTTTTGCTATCTCTGCTCAAATGAATCCTGAATCTATATATGTAGGCCTAATATCCCTCCTGAGCATCAGACACAACTCATAAATGGTCTAGTTTAATATCCCTAGACACTATAACTACATGTCCCAAAAAAGAACTCCACATCCTCTCTGAAGTTTCCATATTTCTAATGAAGGTAACTGTAGTTGCCCAATTTCATACAATTAATTGTATTTTACATTGCCCCACATCCAGGTGTGTGTGGCTAGGTCCCGAAAGACCTCAGCTTTTTGGGGTTATGGTCTTTACCCCCTGTATTTATAgcttctgttggaatccttactaactgctaagtaattagagttgatctaatcttacaagaagttgttttggccagaacctgaaacaaggtactaagtagaactaatcaagacaaggcttgtgttcccacctttactcattggactccacaagtatgctagcttcacaaagtacactttctaacttcaagagagttcacacctcccttaaagtcattgggccagagagcactatgggagaaaacccataatcctattctctcagaagaggcagataaaaagccagcgatgaaggatctatggcagaatacatttttcctcttggctggctgatcgcgctagactcgagagaaacaactctgctgcagagaacacttttgggatttcagtggagctacgccagaagccctctctccgtggcaagttggtgctgggctccccagaaggagataagagagatcttccatctctgttggagacagaagaaggcagaggcagaggctgaaggacagaacctttggatttggagacatccgaagggctctaagcctctaaaccggctgtgcccagagaagaacaaactccaacatttgaactctaacaggcCTTCTGCGCATTCTCCCGACCTAGCAGCGGCCGCCTATCCTGAAGCCCAGGGCTACGCAACGTACTCGAGGGGGCGGGGAGTGCGTCACCGGAAGTGACGCGCCCCAACCCGGAAGCGAGCCATTGCCTCGCGGCTACCCCCGGAAATCAGAATCGGTTCTTTGCTGGCGCTGGTGGGTCAACTCGATTGACAGGCGAGGGGCCCGGGCTGGGGGGCGCCGACATGGCGGTGGACCCTCGGGAGGCTCAGGCAAAGGTCCTGCAATACGAAGCCTTTATCAGCGATGTCTTGCAGCGAGACCTGAGGTGAGTGTGAGGGGGCGTGGGGTCTGCGGGGGGCGTGGCGAGCGTGGCGAGCCGGGGGCGGGGAACCGAGAGCCCCAGATACCTTTCCGCCTCTACACCAGGCAGGTGCTGGCGCAGCGAGACGAGGTGTACGGACAACTGGCTGGCTACCTGCAACTGAAGAACGTCCTCGAGCGGCTGCAGGAATCGGGGGATGAGAAGCTGCGCACACAGGTGGATTTGGGGTGCAACTTCTACGTGAATGCAGAAGTGCCAGACCCTTCCCGGATATTTGTGGCACTTGGCTATGGCTTCTTTCTGGAACTGACCTTGATGGAAGCCTTGAATTTCATAGACCGGAAAAGCCGCCTGCTCACCTCGATCAGTGACAGCCTTACCCAAGATTCTGTTCGAATCAAGGCCCACATCCGACTAGTGCTGGAGGGCCTTCGGGAGTTGCAAGGGCTACAAGAGCTGCCCGACGATGTGGGACATTGATTAGGATGCTGAGAATTTCCTTTCCTGACTAGACTGCTACAGGGGCTCCGACTGTGTTACTTGAAATCAGAAATCCCTTCAATAAAAGCTGGGAATAAAGCTAGGGGGAGGGGAAATCTTTCTCGCCATCTAGAGCTAGgccattcctcctcctcctcttcctcctcctcctcctctccctcctcgtcgtcctcctcgtcctcctccccCTCGTCGTCTCCCGCCGCCGCGCTCAGCTCAGCGCCATGGCCCGGGCCCGCCGCCCCGCCGCCCCCGGGGCCGTGCCACTTCCTCGGCGTCTACCAGCTTGAATTCCCCATCGCTGGACGTCCAGGCTATTAAGTGCCCATTACTCTGCTCCTTCAACAGTTGCAGCAGGAACTGCCACAGGGTCACAGATGGGTCCATCACTCCAAGCACAGGGTCATGGGCCAGTCAGCTGGGTTATCACGGAGGtgggtgggaagagagagagggctTTGGATGGCTCCATCACAACAGCGAAGCGAAGTGTAGGGGGAGCTACAGGCTCGCTAGCCATCCCAAGACTCCAAGGGGAGACAGAGGGGCACAGAGacgtggggaggggggggaagcgTATGAGGGATGAAATTATGCCATGCAGCGTGGACATCGGATGAGACCAGGCCTATCCTGGcaaggggggggaagaggggagggaatggagaacGGACACGTAATCGGGGCCTGACCCCTTATTGCAGGTGCCACAGATGGAGCCATTAatgccacgggtaaccctagagaacttctaaatttagttctctataccattaattttttaatctttgataaagatgcactggctccagcagacaggttttataacccaccagaagagcagtgtccagtgcgagcagctccactatctttagattatcgccaggtgatgtggagagacccagaaagtggtgaatggaagggaccagataggctaactgcttgggggagaggatttgcttgcatctctacaggtggagaaggaatcagatgggtgcctacgagccgcattcgccttgtccatcgcagaaagatggagcagacccttgaaacaaaggagaagacttgagatgaaagattgttgatgagacttttgcagtagttaaatttttaggttgattcatgttgttacattactactagcctgtgttatattgctatgtacttatgtaaattatgtataatgcctcccatattgatggatttatgtataccatgtatatctgttacaaagttctggcccatattgatgaatttatgtgtaccccctcagaaaccccctatgttttaaaacaaaagaaagggggagatgttggaatccttactaactgctaagtaattagagttgatctaatcttacaagaagatgttttgggcagaacctgaaacaaggtactaagtagaactacccataatccctctctctggaaggagcataaataggccaatgggccagtcggagagttcttcagagagtgaagaagctacaagtcgagatttcaccggaatgacatgaagactggagctggctggaggctgaagacagcagaggcagaggctgaaggaccagacctttggatttaaagacatttggagagagctcttggaaccaagcagagagataggcctctaagctaaccgggctatattggaaacaataaaagatctgaacttttatcacctggctgctttttgagaagaaaaagctcaccacattttggcgcccgaacagggaccgattcagatccatctgaactagatcacaacaagcTTCtgtgctgatctactggcttgctgccagggcacaGTAGCCACaatgtggtaaagttctccctgcagaaacagctgagatcacactccACCCCTAtcaggtctgctcagtgtgagttGCCTTACATACTCTCACTGCTTGCTTTCAATCTGCACCTGATCTAACTGTCCCCACCCAcgaacaaaaacagaccttttatggccaattttgaggatatcttctgttaattatgtatttgtggatttttttcagtaaagcacgaattctgaggccttgtcaaaagaaaaatattctgagagcAAGACGGAActtaaatagatgtgtgtgtcctctccaccatcttggccggaagtcctcatatagtattgttgttgaagtatgtaatgatcttctgcttctgcttatttaacttagcatcagttcatataagtgtctCCAtgcctctctttattcatcctactggtcatttcttacagaacaataatattttcaatttgctctttatctagttttttttttttttagttgtaagcttaattcattgattttctctttctctactttattcatgtaagcctcgaaagatataaaatttcccctgattaccactttgactgcatcccaacattttggtatgatgtctaatgattgtcattctcttgggtgaaatcattaattgtgtctatgatttgttgtttcatccattcattctttaggatgagattatttagtttccaattaatttttggtctattttcctctggcttttttaaatgcaattttattgcatcattatctgaaaaggatgcatttattatttctgccattctgcatttgaatttgaggtctttatattctaatatatgatcaatttttgtataggtgccatgaaccaaaaatgtactcctttctgtctccatttagttttctccaaaagatttctcatacctaatttttctaatattctatttacctctttaacttctttcttatttattttgggatttgatttatctagttctgtgaGTGCAAgtttaagatctcccactattataattgtgttgtctatttcttcttgcagctctcttaacttttttaggaatttagatgctacaccacttggtgcatatatgtctaatattgatattgcttcattatctttcctacatttaacaagatatagtgtccttccttatttcttttaatgagatcagtttttgcttttgcttgatctgaattaaggatggctacccctgctttttttttaacatcacttgaagcatagtagattctgctctagtcttttacctttattctgttttttttatcaaCCTGCTTCAACTgcatttcctgtaaacaacatattgtaggattttggcttttaatccagtcttctattCATCTCCACTGTATGGAAGAGATtatttcattcacatttatggttaaaagtACTAATTCTTTATtccctgccattttattatccctgaattatgcttttctctttcctttcccctttattcctttccccaGTATTAGACTTAGGAGCACCACTTTGCTCATGCAGCTCTCGCTCTTTagaatctctccctttcccttgaaGTCCCCTTccttttattaaatcttttccttactatttctgtattcctttctatctacTCTACcccttccatttttgcttttttcctcccacttttccatgaggtgggagaagtttcttttttcttttcttttttttttaatttttaattttaatatctttttattgatagaacacatgccagggtaattttttacagcattatcccttgcattcacttctgttccgatttttcccctccctccctccaccccctcccccagatggcaagcagtcctttacatgttgaatgggttacagtatatcctggatacaatatatgtgtgcagaactgaaccgttttcttgttgcacagagagaattaaattcagaaggtataaataacccaggaagaaaaacaaaaatgcaagcagtttatgttcatttcccagtgttctttctctgggtgtagctgcttctgtccatctttgatcaattaaggctctctttatcgaagagatccacttccatcagaatacatcctcaaacagtatcgttgttgaggtatataatgatctcctggtcctgctcatttcactcagcatcagttcatgtaagtcttgccagtcctctctgtattcatcctgctggtcattccttacagaacaataatattccataacattcatataccacaatttactcaaccattctccaattgatggacatccttttattttccagcttctagccactacaaacagggctgccacaaacattttggcacatacaggtccctttcctttctttagtatttctttggggtataagcccagtagaaacactgctggatcaaaaggtatgcacagtttgataactttttgagcatagttccaaattgctctccagaatggctggatgtgttcacaattccaccaacaatgtatcagtgtccctgttttcccacatgtgggagaagtttctatgtaaaccaaatatgtctagtattttctctttgagccaaatctgatgagagcaagattcACACTATTcttcattccctcagatataataggtttcctttgcctctacttttccctttttctagtaaaattccttttccacctctaagattcaattttttttattataacagtaaaaccaaattatgcatatactctttatgtatacccataaggGAAATATAggtcccaagatttctttttaccttttcgtgtttcttttgagtcctatatttggaggtcaacaTTTTTGTTTCGTTCTGATTTTTTCATGAGAAATAgttggaattcacctatttcattgaatgtccaacttcttccctggaagaaaattctcagattggctgggtaagttattcttggctgcatatcaagttctatttagcctttcggaatatcagattcttggccctttggtcctttaatgtggatgctgctataTCCTGAGTAATaattattgtggctcctctgtattttgattgtttttttttttttccctagatgcTTGTACTAtgttttccttagtttgatagttcttGAATTTAAGCAcaatatttcttagagttttgattttggggtctttttcagtaggtaattgatgaattctttcaatgtctattttacctcctgtttctataacatctgggcagttctctttgaggattttttgaaaaatagtgtTGGTTCttattttatcatgattttcaggaagtccaataatccttagattatatctcctagatttatttttcaggtctgttgtttcccAAATtcgtatttaacatttttttttctatttttgcttttttttttttttttttttttttggttttgcttgactgaatcTTGGTGTCctcttgagtcattcatttccatttttttttcaattatgattttaatgaattatgtccttcatttacctttttaattgtttttttgtcatggtccaattgagtttttaaatgagttattttgtggatttttttttccatttcaccaattttattttttagggaggtattttcttttttcagttgattaattctgtttttcagagagttgATTTGTTTATCCACTCTATCCCTTATTGAGTAACCTGATTTATCCAAACCCTCTTGAAAaggttcccatttttcccctcatttttttcctagctctttttaaagagccttttttacttcttctttgagagccttgtgtgatggggattaGGTTATATCACTATTAGGGGCTTCATCTGGACAAAacctgcttttagtctcctcagagtttgaagtctgctctctttcagtacaGAAGTTATCTGTAGTTAGAACACACCttgtctttttactcattttgaaaaaaaacaaacaaacaaacaaacaaacaaacaaaaaaaaaaaaaaactgtagtcTGTAGTCTGCTTTTGGGGTAGtatggtgttaccaagcttcctcaacagacaacaggaagtagcaatGAAGCAGTAATGGGGTAGCAATAGCTGTGCTGGGATCAGCAGCTGCATTGGGATTAACTTCTACGCTGTGATCAGTGT
This genomic window contains:
- the LOC127543660 gene encoding protein UXT-like is translated as MAVDPREAQAKVLQYEAFISDVLQRDLRQVLAQRDEVYGQLAGYLQLKNVLERLQESGDEKLRTQVDLGCNFYVNAEVPDPSRIFVALGYGFFLELTLMEALNFIDRKSRLLTSISDSLTQDSVRIKAHIRLVLEGLRELQGLQELPDDVGH